The Raphanus sativus cultivar WK10039 unplaced genomic scaffold, ASM80110v3 Scaffold1636, whole genome shotgun sequence genomic interval ACTGTGTATCTTGCAGGAAGTTTGGAAAGTTTCGACAACAACTGGTTCAAAACGTGTAAAGAGACAGTTAGAAAGCAATGTTGAACGTGTTCAAGTGGGCTTTCATCATAGTTTATTCGTCAAAGTTTTGAATGAATTTTCGCCATTCGTTTTCAGAATTTACTTGCATTCTATTTGCAGAAATCCACCGCTGGTGGTTCAGCTGATCAGGAACTGAGACGAACATCTTCGTTCGACAGGAATTGGGAAGAAAGTGTGGCAGAATCTGTAGCTAATGAACTTCTTCTACAGTCTTATAATTGCGCTGTGTCATCTTCCAATGACCATAAAGGGGAGTCCTCTAGACAGATGAATTTCAAAAACGCCAAAACTGACAAGCCTCGCAGCTCTTCTCATAGAGAAAAGAAGGCTAGAAAAAAACAAGTGGAGATGATAAAGTTTAACAACATTAAAATAAGTCAGGTGAGTTGACTAGTTTCTACGACTACATTGGAACTTTAAGGTCAGAGTTTGGCTTATTCAATCGGTTTTATCTCAGGTGGAACTTCTAGTTACCTATGAGGGCTCAAGATTTGTCGTAGAGGACCTCAGATTGTTGATGGATAAATTTTCTCTTGACGAGTTTGCTGGGACCTGGAGGGGACTTTTTGCTCGTGTTAAAAAACACATAACATGTGGAGTACTGAAGTCTGTTATTGGAATGCAGGTAAGATTTATCAATTGTGCATTTTTGCTTTATTGAAGTCATTATGAGTCCAGTTATCTGAAACACTATGCTTCTGAATGATGATTAGTTTCTTCCAAATCAAAATTTCAGGGGAAGAAATTCACATACAAATCACAATACAAATCACAAGAGAATGCTGAGTCTTCTGACGATGACCTTAAACTAAGTGACAATGATGAAAGTggtgttttaccaaaaaaaatatatgatgaaAGTGGTGGAGCTGGGGATAATTTTGTAACTTCTGTTCGAGGACTCTTCAATACCCAAAGACGAAAGCCTAAAGCATTTGTCTTAAGAACTATGCGGGGTGAAGCAGATAATGACTTCAACGGGGAGTGGAGTGACAGTGATGTTGAATTTTCTCCTTTTGCCAGGCAGTTAACTATAACAGAGGCTAAGAGGCTCATCAGACGACATACTAAGAAATCTCGTCCAATTTCTGAAAGAGGTTAGTAGAAACCATCAATGCTTTTCACATATCTTGAAAGTTCCAAGCCATTTATCTATTTCCAATCAATCAGGACTAATTAAGTCCTAAGGATATAATTATTGTTCATGGCCTTGTAGAACATCTTAACTCTCTTAGAAAGTGATCTTTTAGTTTTATAGATAAGGATCCTAGTGGTTTTGTGGTATATGTTCAGAGTAATTTTATTCTCAGTCTGTTCGTTTCCTGCTCGACTCAGCTTTCTGACTTGTTTTTCTTCTTAGGTTCGATGTCCCAACAAAGAGAGTCACTTCCATTATCTGTAAGAGAGACCGATGCGTCTGAAAGTTCTTATTCAAGCGAATCTTCACCGTATGAAGATTTttcaagataaaaataaaatagatgttGTTAAGACTAAAAGTCTGCAAGTAAACGTATTCAATAGAGGtacacgtttttttttttgaaagaatgttaaatttattcaaatcaaaaagGCTTTTGTACAACTAGTCCATCTTTAGTTTAAACAAGAGTGATATCTTTTAACCCAAAACAGTGGTTAAGCTCGCCTAATCCATAGTCGAAAACCAAACCGCCATTGTGTTGTTGAACACTGTACCTCCTCTTCCACGCAGTGAACTGATTCGGTTTCTTAGCTGCTTGTCGATGAACTTGGTAATAATGCTCGGGGAACGTTTGACCGTGCCGTGCCTTCTACCATTCCTCTCAAGCCAAATGGTGTGCACAGAGACTTGAAATACATATCTGAGGAGGAACTTAGTGTCTCCTGAGAAGGCATTCGTTGATATTAGATCCAGAATTTGATCCCACATGTGTGAGTATCTCTGTCCGAGAAGCTTTCTAGTGAGGTTACTCCATATGGCCTCGGTGAAGGGGCAGCTGAAGAATAGGTGATTTCTGGATTCAGTAGCTGTGTTGCCGAGGATGCATTGAGCATTAGCTTGAGCGTTCCACTGCAATAGTCTATCTCCTGTTGCCAAGCGGTTATGTACTGCAATCCAAGACAAGACAGAGTACTTAGGCGTTGATCCGGGGAACCAGATGCCCTTGCACCACTGAACATTTGTTTGCTGCACACGCGTTAGAGTCCAAGTTTGGTGTGTGTTAAAACAAGGTCGAAACACATCTCCTTTGCCTTTCCATAGAACCACATCGTCTTCTGCTACAAGTCCCTGGGCCCTCAGCTTCATGATCTCCTTGTCAATGGTGATCAGATGTTCTGCTCTGTAACGGCGACTCCGATAGTTTTGAATTACAAACTCCACCGTGGCGTTGATATTGATACCAAGCGCAATGCATCCTTGCATATTTGTGAGATCGAATATCCTACCCAAAGGGGACCACTCATCAAACCAAAAAGAGGTAGTAGCACCACTTTTATTTCAACTTTGATAAAAGATCTGGCCAGAACTCTGTACTTCAGTAGCTTCTTCCAAATCCAAGAACCAAGAGAGCTGTCCTCATTGATATTCCAAAATGTACCTTTTCGTATCAAATATCTTTTGACCCATTGAACCCATAGTGTAGACTGCGACACAAGCCTCCATATGTGTTTTAAGCAGCATACTCTATTTGTCTCTATCAAAGAACGTAAACCCAGACCCCCTTCCTCTTTCGGCCTACAGACGTTGTCCCATGATATCTTAGCTTTTGTTGTGGTCATTGCAGATCCTGACCATAAAAAAGATGAACACAATTGATCGATCTCCTTGATACATTGTGTCGGAAGCCGATAAACAGACATCCAAAAATTTGTTATACTATAAATCACAGAGCCAATGAGTTGCAATCGACCAGCAAACGAAAGCTGCCTTGCCGTCCAAGAAGTAATGCGCTTTTTGACTCTGTTCACCAGAAGAGAGTAGTCAGTCGCTGTCATACGCTTGGTTAGGAGTGGGACGCCAAGATAACGAACCGGAAGAGTCCCCACCTCGAATGGGAATTGCTCTAGAATGGCCTCTCTGTCTTCACATACACCAGCTAAAAACAGAGTGGATTTTTCGAGACTTATATGTAACCCTGACTTGCCCAAAAACTCTTTGAAAACATCAAGTACTCCTTCCACTGAGCTTTTTTTTCCATCTGAAAAAATTAAGAGATAATCAGCGAAACATAGATGAGTCAGCTGAACCTCTTTGCAATAAGGATGATATCctatcttcttctcctctgcgGCTTTGTTCAACAACTTTGAGAGAACCTCCATACATATAACAAACAGATACGGGGATAGAGAACATCCTTGCCGCAGCCCTCTTGAACTATTAAAATAACCAGCCAGTTCTCCATTTATCTGAACCGAAAAGGATGCCAACTCAATACATTTCTTCACCCAAAGAACAAATTTCTCCGGAAGCCTTATAGCCGAGAGAATAGACAGCAAAAAAGACCATTGAACTGAGTCAAAAGGCTTTAGAAATATCAATCTTGACTGCACATCTAGAAGATATCATCGGCTTGTGGTAGCTCTTCACCAATTCAGATGCAAGAAGTCTGTCTTTTTACGAACGCTGATTGGTTAGTAGAGATGAATTTGGGAAGAATTCTTTTCAACCTGTTTGCCAAGATCTTCGATAGCACCTTATATAGAATATTGCAACAAGAAATAGGTTTGTAATCACCCATTTTTGTTGCTTCCTCTCTCTTCGGTATTAGAGCTAAGATGGTTGAATTGATGCCTTTAGGCAGGAAGCCTGTGGTAAAGAAGGACTGTACTGCTGTAACAAAATCACCGCCTATGACAGACCAAGCTGATTTATAAAATTCACAAGTATATCCATCAGGTCCTGGGGACTTATTTGCAGCCATTGCAAATAAGACATTCTTAATCTCCTCCGCAGATACCTTCTTATCTAAAAGCCGCATGTCCGTTTCATCACACTCAAACCCCAACAGAGACTTGAGCTCAGCTCCGGAAATTCCCACAAAATCTTCTGGTTTGTGAGATAAGAATCGAGAAAAATGCCCCACTGCTTCCACTTTAATTTCCTCTTGAGTCTTTGCTATTGTACCATCTTCTCTTTGGATCTCTCTGATCGCATTTCAGACCTCTCTAACTTGTGCCCCACGATAGAACTGCTTATTATTTCCATCTCCAATACCCAACCAGTGAACCTTAGCCTTTTGACTTATAGTTTTTTCCTCCAAGGTAGAAAGAAAGTTCCATCTGTCATAGGCTTTTGATTCCTCCCTCATATTTTCTTGTGTTGGATTAAGCATCGTACTACTTTGTCGATCACAAAGTATGCCCCAagcttcttttgttttctttgcaaTATCCCCAATATGCTCCTTGTTTAACTTCCGCAGAAGTGGTTTCAGGAGCTTTAACTTCTTGGACAGACGATGCATGGCAGAGGTAGAATTAAAGAGAGGATCGGAAGATGACCAAAAATCTTGAACCAGTGGCAGAAACTCCGGAAAGTCAGCAACTGCGTTTACAAATTTAAAAGGTTTTCTGATTCTAGCCATCCCTTGTTCGTTTTCGTGTAACTTCACAATGCAATCTCGTTTTGAATCCTCCTATTGAGCTTTTTACGATCGATCTCCGTTTGAATTTCAAGTCGAAGTAGTGGAGATCTCTTCCCCCTAAGATAGATTTCGTAGTCTCGGATTTGCAGATTCTAACACTCTCTTCCGTGTTGACTTTTTGATTGTTTGTTGGCTTATAAAGGAATCTCTCTCAAGACTCAGGAGCTATACGCGCTTGTGTTCTTGACTCGTTACATGGATCTCATCACGGACTATGTGTCTCTCTACAACACCGTGATGAAGATCGTCTTCATTGTTAGCTCTTTGGCTATCGTTTGGTGTATGCGTAGGCATCCATTAGTGAGGAGGTCGTACGATAAGGATCTTGACACGTTTCGTCATCAATACGTTGTGTTAGCATGCTTTGTTTTGGCACTTGTCCTGAATGAGAAGTTGTTACGAGTTGTATAAGAAACTTGatcaaaaagaaagacaaatTGTATTCCTTAAAGAACAAGCAATTACACGGTTTAGAGTTTTACTAAGAAGTACTCTCTCTCCTCTCACAAAATGATCGAACTTCTCACTCGATAACCCTCACCTTATTAGCTACTACGATTATATAAAACGAAAGAGATCAGCCACGTCACTAGACAGCCCATGTGCTCTCCCACAAGGTTGTTGCAACGAACGGATCCTCCTCTCCAATTTATTCCTTTTGCTTCTCACGTGTGACTTCAGATATTTCCCAACTCCTTCTCACGTGACTCTGCTTCCTGCTGATGGATTGGGCTTCTCCTGCGGTACTGATAGATGATAGGCGGCCTTCTAGCCTCATACGTAACATTACCCCCTCCATTCAAACTGACCTTGTCCTCAAGGTCAAGCTCAGGAAACTGCTTCAGCATAACGCTCTCCCACTCCCAAGTACAGTCTGCTTCCGGTAAGCCTGCCCATTTGATCAGTAACTCGTTGTGACCCGTCGTCTCGTTCACTCTGCGCGCCAGTACTGTTTCTGGTACCGTCTCCAAAATTCCCTCAGAAGTCAGCTGCGGTGGAATGGTTGCCGGAGCTAAGGATTCACCCACCGCTTTCTTTAGTTGTGACACATGAAAGGTGGGGTGAATCTTAGCTTATGGTGGTAACTCCAAACGATATGCGACCTTTCCCACCTTAGCGGCCACTTTAAACGGTCCATAGAAGCGAGCCGACAGCTTCTCATTAGCTCTCCTAGCCAGCGACTTCTGTCTGTACGGACGGAGCTTTAGGAACACCATTTCTCCTTCTTGAAACTCCACCTCGCGTCGATGCGCATCAGCTCTAGCCTTCATCGTTTGCTGCGCGCGCAAGAGATGCTGCTTCAAAACTGCCAGCGTCTCATCTCTGTCCTTCAAACGTGCTTCCAAGTCTGCGTTATTAGTTGATCCGTTCTCATAACTCACCAGCGATGGAGGGTCTCTCCCATAAACAGCTTTAAATGGAGACATCTGAATTGCTGAGTGGAATGAGGTGTTGTAGCTGAACTCAGCCCACAGTAAGTACTTTGGCCAAGTGCGAGGCTTCTCTCCTGCGAAACAGCGGAGATATGTCTCGAGCCCACGATTAGTCACCTCAGTCTGGCCGTCAGATTGTGGGTGGTACGCTGTGGAGAAACAGAGGTTAGTCCCTGCTAGGCGAAACAACTCCTTCCAGAACTGCCCAGTGAAGATACGGTCCCTATCAGAAACGATGGTCTTTGGGAACCCGTGGAGCTTCACTACCTCTTGCACAAATGCCAGAGCCACATCTACTGCTGTGAACGGGTGCTTGAGGCTCACAAAGTGGGCATACTTGAATAGGCGATCGACTACCACGAGAATTGTGTTGACCCCCTCCGACTTAGGCAAACCTTCAATGAAGTCGAGTGAAACATCCTCCCAGATGTTGTTTGGAATGGGTAAGGGCTGTAACAAGCCCCCTGGTGCCAGAGTTGAATACTTGTGGCGCTGACACGTCTGACATGCCGCTACATACTTCCTGACGTCTGACATCATCCCTGGCCAGTAGAACAGTGCTCCCACACGCTTCTGAGTTTTTAACACACCCCCGTGTCCTCCATACTTGCTATCATGATACTCCCTTAAGATCACTCCTATCAGGTTGGATGTTTTTGGTATCACTAGCTTCCCTTGCCTCAGTAATCTCCCCTGCACCAACGTATAGTCTGGATGCTCCGTAGACCCCTCCTGAAGCGCATGAATAATCTTTCCCAATTCTGCGTCCCTTTCCACTTCTGATCCTACTTCTTCCAGTTGGATCGCGACGGGTACAAATAGAGCGAATAGCTCTGGCACTGGACTCTTTCACGATAAAGCATCAGCCGCTTTGTTCTCCAAGCCTGGCTTGTAGTGGATGTCAAAATCAAATCCCAGTATCTTTGTTAGCCACCGTTGATACTCCATGTTGATTTCTCTCTGTTCCAAGAGAAGCTTCAGGCTCTCCTGATCGGTTCTCACCACAAACTTCCTCCCCAATAAGTAGTGTCTCCATTTCTGGATAGCAAACACAATCGCCATGAGCTCCCTCTCATATACTGATTTCTGCTGCTGCCTTTCTGTCAACGCCTGGCTGAAGAAGGCAATGGGACGTTGGTTCTGCATCAACACCGCTCCCAGTCCCACTCCCGATGCGTAAGATTCTACT includes:
- the LOC130504523 gene encoding uncharacterized protein LOC130504523; its protein translation is MQGCIALGININATVEFVIQNYRSRRYRAEHLITIDKEIMKLRAQGLVAEDDVVLWKGKGDVFRPCFNTHQTWTLTRVQQTNVQWCKGIWFPGSTPKYSVLSWIAVHNRLATGDRLLQWNAQANAQCILGNTATESRNHLFFSCPFTEAIWSNLTRKLLGQRYSHMWDQILDLISTNAFSGDTKFLLRYVFQVSVHTIWLERNGRRHGTVKRSPSIITKFIDKQLRNRISSLRGRGGTVFNNTMAVWFSTMD